One stretch of Saccharopolyspora erythraea DNA includes these proteins:
- a CDS encoding nucleotide pyrophosphohydrolase, giving the protein MDLAELRDRLRGFAADRDWEQYHTPKNLVMALGGEVGELAALFQWLTPEESAGAARDPELSPDVLDELADVTIYLVRLADVLGVDLMAAAEAKIERNEHRFPKKV; this is encoded by the coding sequence ATGGATCTGGCAGAACTGCGGGACCGCCTGCGCGGGTTCGCCGCCGACCGCGACTGGGAGCAGTACCACACGCCGAAGAACCTCGTCATGGCGTTGGGCGGTGAAGTCGGCGAGCTGGCAGCGCTTTTCCAGTGGCTGACCCCTGAGGAGTCCGCCGGTGCCGCCCGCGACCCGGAACTCTCGCCGGACGTGCTCGACGAGCTGGCCGACGTCACCATCTACCTGGTCCGCCTCGCCGACGTGCTCGGAGTCGACCTCATGGCCGCGGCCGAGGCCAAGATCGAACGCAACGAGCACCGCTTCCCCAAGAAGGTTTAG
- a CDS encoding DUF1360 domain-containing protein, which yields MGELITCPFCLDLWIATGSPSAWSSPRASPASSPPPSPP from the coding sequence ATCGGTGAGCTCATCACCTGCCCCTTCTGCCTGGACCTGTGGATCGCCACCGGTTCGCCGTCGGCATGGTCTTCGCCCCGCGCCTCACCCGCCTCGTCGCCACCACCTTCACCACCATGA
- a CDS encoding LmbU family transcriptional regulator, whose product MRDRDHGSRLTNGDSRSLDSGREKRVERSGEVLATQVGLQFPHSLPFEDWERAGKKITRIVNSSAWFLGDWVVYGQARYSDRYRRAIETARLDYQTIRNYAWVARRFELSRRRDKLSFQHHAEVAALPVDQQDRWLDRAEEAGWSRNQLRQHIRNSRLAVQGASSVERAMPAIQVTGERLDRWQRAAERAGSTIESWIVANLDSAAGRVLEEADQPPLQVEAPRQVEQPHRQVEQHRQLVARA is encoded by the coding sequence AGTGGCAGGGAAAAGCGGGTGGAACGCTCCGGTGAGGTGCTGGCGACCCAGGTGGGGTTGCAGTTTCCGCATTCGCTGCCATTCGAGGACTGGGAGCGGGCGGGAAAGAAGATTACCCGAATCGTGAATTCGTCGGCCTGGTTCCTGGGTGACTGGGTGGTCTACGGGCAGGCGCGGTATTCGGATCGTTACCGGCGGGCGATCGAGACGGCCCGGCTCGATTACCAGACGATCCGCAACTACGCCTGGGTTGCCCGTCGCTTCGAGCTGTCGCGGCGGCGCGACAAGCTCAGCTTCCAGCACCACGCCGAGGTCGCCGCGCTGCCGGTCGACCAGCAGGACCGCTGGCTCGACCGCGCCGAGGAGGCCGGCTGGTCGCGCAACCAGCTCCGGCAGCACATCCGCAACAGCAGGCTGGCCGTGCAGGGCGCGAGCAGCGTCGAGCGGGCGATGCCCGCCATCCAGGTGACGGGTGAGCGCCTGGACCGCTGGCAGCGTGCCGCCGAACGGGCGGGCAGCACCATCGAGAGCTGGATCGTGGCCAACCTCGACTCGGCCGCGGGCCGCGTGCTCGAGGAAGCCGACCAGCCGCCCCTGCAGGTCGAGGCACCCCGGCAGGTCGAGCAGCCTCACCGCCAGGTCGAGCAGCACCGGCAACTGGTCGCCCGGGCATAA